The genome window TCGCAATTCTTTAGCATCTTTTATAAATACCATTGCTGGCATATTCTCAAGCACGGTTTCAAGAACGATTGTGGAATTCTGCTGTTCTCTCCCGATATTTAAAAAGTTTCTGAACCATTTGCTTAAAGATTGCATATCCCTTCAATTCTAGACGTCTTTTAACCCATAACATTTATATAACATATTTAAATAGAGACAAGTTGCCAAGATAGTCTTCCCTTGGTTTATACAGAAGTACCATTGCTCCAAAGTTTTGTAAATTAAACCACAAAGCTCATCGGTTTAAGTATTGACAATTTATATATTTGTAATTGCTTGATCACAAACTATCTATATGAATGAATCTATTCTAACAGCAAAGCAGCGTGAACTAATTGAGAAATTAGGAGTGGCACATGAAAAATCAGGAATGCAGCCTGCACCAGCAAGAATCCTTGGGTTATTGCTGGTTTCAGACAAAACAGAACTTACCTTTGAAGAAATTCAGAACAGTTTAAAAATCAGCAAAAGTTCGACAAGTGCTTCCCTGAATCTTTTGATTTCACTTAACAGAATTGAGTACGTCACTTATTCCGGAGTTAGAAAAAGGTATTTTCGTTTGAAAATCTATAACTGGAAAGAGGATATGAAAAAGCAGATGGAAGGAATTTCTGAGATGAGTACTCTGTTCAAGGAAGTTATGAAACAAAGGTCAAAAACTACAAAAGATTTTAATCAAGCTTTATACGAAATCGTTGATTTTTTCGATTTCTTCAATGATGAAGTTCCGGCAATTTTTAAAAAATGGGAGCAGAAGTATAAAAAAAATAAAGAAGGCAAATAAGTTCTTTATTTTAGTT of Sporocytophaga myxococcoides DSM 11118 contains these proteins:
- a CDS encoding GbsR/MarR family transcriptional regulator, with protein sequence MNESILTAKQRELIEKLGVAHEKSGMQPAPARILGLLLVSDKTELTFEEIQNSLKISKSSTSASLNLLISLNRIEYVTYSGVRKRYFRLKIYNWKEDMKKQMEGISEMSTLFKEVMKQRSKTTKDFNQALYEIVDFFDFFNDEVPAIFKKWEQKYKKNKEGK